One region of Acropora muricata isolate sample 2 chromosome 13, ASM3666990v1, whole genome shotgun sequence genomic DNA includes:
- the LOC136896862 gene encoding uncharacterized protein, with protein MEMIQNGGPRVNGFATKKKLKGIDQLAWQRISYKALFALVFITPAAVQYVLGFPFWCYPLAFALLLVPTFGVFMVTFNRICVVEGGMRSTSTNRFIDFHDPGLAAKYVNRKIPMVVLYEAYADGKLDFKGDLLESLENRHQFSTFELTFDHVRFLIFNFLPELIFHSKVQDAEQVCDHYDRGNDFYNGFLGPMMIYTSGICRNDSDTLEEMQLNKLKAVCEKCQLKKGERHLDIGCGWGALVNYAVENRGTLSTGVTLAKRQVEWAEDEAMKKNLNGRSQFLCMDYRDIPSTKYDKITCLEMAEHVGVRKFQSFLAQVREMLEDDGIFFLQIAGLRRTWQWEDFIWGLFMAKYIFPGADASCPLGWIVTELERAGFEIHSSETIGVHYSLTINRWYDNWMKPANQKAMIEKYGRIVRIWNIFLAWSTIIARQGNSTCTQLVCHKNLNVYDRLKLFSVKSK; from the coding sequence ATGGAGATGATCCAAAACGGTGGCCCGAGAGTGAACGGTTTTGCGACGAAGAAGAAGCTCAAAGGAATTGATCAGCTGGCGTGGCAGAGAATTTCCTACAAAGCATTGTTCGCCCTGGTCTTCATTACACCGGCGGCGGTTCAGTATGTTTTAGGCTTCCCGTTTTGGTGCTATCCTTTAGCGTTCGCCTTGCTTTTGGTTCCCACTTTTGGAGTATTCATGGTAACGTTCAACCGAATTTGCGTCGTTGAGGGTGGCATGAGATCTACAAGCACAAACAGGTTCATCGATTTCCATGATCCTGGGTTAGCGGCAAAGTATGTCAACCGTAAAATTCCCATGGTAGTTCTGTATGAAGCTTATGCTGATGGGAAACTAGACTTCAAGGGCGATCTCCTGGAAAGTTTGGAAAATCGCCACCAGTTCAGTACGTTTGAATTGACGTTTGATCACGTCAGGTTtcttattttcaactttttaccCGAACTAATCTTTCACTCTAAAGTCCAAGATGCCGAGCAAGTTTGCGATCACTATGATCGCGGGAATGATTTCTACAATGGATTTCTCGGCCCAATGATGATTTACACATCGGGAATTTGTCGAAACGATTCGGATACGCTGGAAGAAATGCAACTGAACAAGTTAAAGGCGGTCTGCGAGAAGTGTCAGTTGAAAAAAGGTGAGAGACATTTAGACATTGGCTGTGGGTGGGGTGCCCTAGTCAATTATGCAGTGGAAAATCGTGGAACACTCTCGACTGGCGTTACTTTGGCTAAACGTCAAGTTGAATGGGCGGAAGATGAGGCCATGAAAAAGAATCTTAACGGCCGTAGCCAATTCCTGTGCATGGATTATCGTGATATTCCAAGTACCAAATATGATAAGATCACCTGTCTGGAAATGGCAGAACATGTTGGTGTCAGGAAGTTCCAGTCCTTCCTCGCTCAGGTGCGTGAGATGTTGGAAGATGATGGTATCTTCTTCCTCCAGATAGCTGGTCTGCGGCGGACATGGCAATGGGAAGATTTTATCTGGGGGTTGTTTATGGCAAAGTATATCTTCCCTGGAGCCGATGCAAGTTGTCCTTTGGGTTGGATTGTGACAGAGCTGGAGCGAGCAGGCTTTGAGATCCACTCTTCGGAAACAATTGGTGTACACTACTCCCTGACAATCAACCGTTGGTATGACAACTGGATGAAGCCTGCAAACCAGAAGGCTATGATAGAGAAGTATGGAAGAATCGTTCGGATTTGGAACATCTTCCTGGCATGGTCCACCATAATTGCACGTCAGGGTAATTCCACCTGTACTCAGTTGGTATGCCATAAAAATCTCAATGTTTATGATCGGCTGAAATTATTCAGTGTTAAATCAAAATGA